The genomic window CaacatggctagctttattaactcAAGTACCAATTACATCATTTGCCAGATCTGATATAATCCGTATTGGAGGATCATCAGACCACGAGCAAGAAGTTTTACTAAGATAGGTATGCTTTGCTAGCCCATGAGCTGTAAACCTGCCAGATCTGATATAATCCGTATGTTGCTGCAAGAAATTCCCCATTGTGATCACGAATAACAGCTGCTGTAGCTGCATCACCTTCATCAACATGAAACAAAGCATCCACATTCAACTTACCTGATCTAGGCTCCGGTTTCTTCCATCTCCTTTCCAGGTCATTCCCTTGTGAGTTGGTAAATTTCCCAACATTTGCAGTGATTGCCAGGATAGAAACGGCGCTCCTCCCAAGATGATAAAAAACGTCAGTGTTGGACTGCTTTGTGCCACACTTGTGACACTTATCATTTGGCTTGATTAACCCATTCCAAGCACCTAGGGATCAAAATCTGTTTTGTTTCCCTATTCATATCGATTGATAGGTGGACCGTGAAAATTCCACTCCCTACTCCCTTGGTATCACAAACACATAACATTTGGGGAAACGCTTCAGAGTCAAACGTTTAAAACTTTGACTACAATTTTCATTTTAATTATTCAGATTGAATATTTGGATAACATATGTATTGGTTTGTCTAAAAAACACTCGTTCTAGAATCCTGTAGGTTTTTTTTTGGTTTTAATCTCATACTAGTAGAATAGAAATGAACAGATACAGTAGGGGAACCAGTTTTGGAGGACCTGAGTGATCCGCTCAACAAAATGGAGCCTCATCGTTACCTTTTCATGCTGCATGATTTCTGCCTAACGCTAACGCCCAAGAAAAAGTTTATGTTCGTCCTAACGCCATTGACACTCTTACAAAACTCGTACAGATAACCAAAGCATTCATATCAACAGCAGTCCCACAACATCGACCAGACTCAAATCACCCACCGAAAACAAAAGCCAAGAGCCAGATCGGCTACTTGGGGAAGGTGGCGGAACACGACGGCGGTCACGGCGGGTCCGAGCGCACGGAGCAGGTAGGAGTAGAGCATGCGGAAGGCTTCGAACGCCGCCGGGCGGATGAGCAGCCGATGCATCATCACCACCGCCCCCAGAAGCAGCCACACACGGCCGCAACCACGGCCAGAATCCACATGGAATCATCGACCTGTTGCTGACGAAGTGTTTCTTTTGCGCTCAGTATGGAGTAGTAGGATGCAGAGGAGCAGAGTGAACGATGCAGGTGTGGTTTCCCTGGGGGCTGGGGCTGGGGTTCTGTAGTGCGCCGCGATCAGATCATTCACATAAGGCCATCATTGTGGATTCAGTCTACAACGGAATCCAGACCACCTTACAGAAAGATTTGAAAATGACCATCACTGCTAGCTGCTAGCTGCTAGCTGCTAGGCAGAGAAAATGCCCATCACTGGAATAGTAATGGGAAACTAACAAGTTACACAGTTTGTCCCTGCAGGTGTGCTTCACGCTTGATAAGTATACACTACAACGGATCAATGTTCAGATGGGAATGGATCATCGATAAGCCATTCCCGCGACTTAGCCATACCTTATATAAACAACAATACAATCAGTAACATAGTGCTTTTATGCACGAAGGGCAAATACTGCAACTGTCTAGAATATCACGGAATGTGCAGTATAATGCAAGTATCATCGCGGAAATAAATAGCAAGACAACAGAAATAAAAAAGATTCAGCTTACTTATAAGCATAGTATACTTCTTATAAACTGAAGTAGAACTACTCACAAGAGAACTAGTATTAGCAGATACTTTATCAGCTAATAAAATAGTAGCATTCTTTCAGCCTAAAATGGATGACATTTTAACCTTTGCATGACATTAGAAGTCAGAGCAGAGCTTCATGCCTTTGACCACCATTTTTGCTACCGTAGAAAGTTAACAAACTACAACCTCTGTCCGGAATTAATTGTCGCTGAAATGAGTGTATCTAGACGCATTTCAGTGTGTAGATACACTCATTTCAGAGACAattaattccggacggagggattaCATAATATCGCcatataaaataaaaaaattatgtAACCTGCAAATGTTTTTATTTATGAACCTAGCCAATGTGACAATATATAAACTATTGATCTAGTAGTGATCAAGTTGAGAAATTGACTTCATATAAAACAAAAGCAACATCTGACTTAGTGACTTGGCTGGGTTTACTTAGCAGTGTGTAGTAACGAGAATTGTACTAAGTAGGATTCTGAATTACTTATGTTCCGGTATATATAGTTCTCGATTACTTAGGCAAAGTACTGGATGCCTTACAAATTACAAATGGAGTTAATACTTTCATAAGAAAACATCATCAGCCAAGCCCATGCAGGAATAAATTGTAAAATAGCATAGATATCCTAATGGGCATGTCTAGGAGATAAAGTTACGTCACCCTTTCAGTCATCACATCATACTAGCATGTCTCACCAAACAACCATCTCACATATTGTTCAAGACTTCATTTCCATCATGTCCATCAATAATGCCAGTACCTACGAGCATAATAAGTCAGGAACAAATGACAATTCAATGGAAAACCATCGATAGAAGAGCGAACTACAATGGGATATATAGGTGAACTGAGAGGTGCATAGTTATGTAATCTGGGAAAAATAACACTGAGCCATGAAGAATATATTTAATCTCTAGTGCAAATGGACTCCTCACTTCAGGAAGATATTCAACAAAACAAGAACTTAAATGTATTCAATTGGTTTCAGCTTCCAAATGAAAGAGTGTAACTAGCTTTAAGCTCCGGAAAGTGTCAATGGAGTTGCATATTCGGTTGTTTGGGTCTCAATTTCCATTAAGTTCTCTTCCAGTTTTAACTGTTGTGTGTCACATTGTCAAGAGAACCGCGGTCCAGTGCTGAAAATAACCATAACATTATTCCCGCAAGAGAAAAGATACTCTCTAGAAATCATCTTTGGTAAACTTGATTCCTCGTCAGACCAAGCGGGGCAAATTAAGACATGCCAAAATCAAAAACTGACAAGAAACATAATAGGTTCGACCTACTATATGTTTTCCAGTTGTACATCTAAACTAGCTAATCACAGCAAGGCTCTTCCACAAGTGACAAATAACTATTTCGTCGATTCCCAACTGTTATGCTTCCGATGCTGAAAAGATATATACTTCAGATAGGCACATAAGATGATAAGACTACATCTGAAACACAATTTAGGCATACAACCAAAGAACAGTGGCCTTGAGTAGtattttcttttaaagaactcatTAAGCGGAAAAAAAAATTGATGTGATTTGAACTTCAATCATCAGCATAACACTCAAGCATATGACATTCATTTGAGCAACTAATTgctaaaaataaatttatattataATACTACTCAAGTAATAAATTATATAAAGGCTTGCTATTACCTGCAGGATAGAAACATGCAAATGGATAATGGTGACAGAAGGACATTGGATCAGAAAGTTTCTTGAACTCCGTTGACTGGAGATAGACCATGAAGACACCAGAAGCTGTCAGCACAAGGATTGCATTACTCTCCTCGTCAAACCCAACCAAAGTGAGGAAGTCGCCTTTGCAAGATGATCTAAGTTCCCCGAATTCAACAGCTCTGTCGGGCACCCATACAGCCAAACCATCAGAATCAGGCACTCTCTTCCATAATTGGGCGTGGAAGTGTTGTGAGAGATGGATGAAGCCAAGCCCACCACCCTGGGAGGGCATAATCCATAACTTGTGAAAGTCGATTTCCATATCTATGTGTGGTGGCAGCTCTGTCACAGCTAGGCTCTGCCTATCAAGATCAAACTCAAGTATGACACAGCCATGATCCACGGTAAATAACCAGCAAAAGGAATTCCCAACCAAAGTGCTGGGTTGTGGCATAGACTGAATCGATTGCAGCTGCAGTGAGTTGATGTTGCCCCATACTGCGGTCTCTGATGAGTAAAGCCACACCGAAACTCTTGTGCATAATGCGTCACGGGCTATCAGGGCCACCTGGAAATGCCATCCTTGGCGGCGGGCAGGGCGACGCACCGCCCCGTTGAAGAAGAACATCTGGGCGTTGTCCAGCTCCGGCGGGAAGAACAGCCGGCGCTGCTCGCGCGCGACGGGGTCCCACAAAACTAAGCGGCGCATCATCCTGTGGGCGAGGAAAAGGACGAGCCCGTGGCGACAGTCGATGATGCGGTAGCTCTCGAGGGGAGACATGGAGAAGCGAGCTTCGGGGATGCGATCTGGTGGATCCAGAATCGGAACAAACTGACGGGAATCGAGGAAGAAGCCAAGGAGAGGAGGCTTGCCGTGGTCGTCGCGGAAGCGGCTCTGGAATTGGGGATCGGCGACGAGGCTGCGCCAACGNNNNNNNNNNNNNNNNNNNNNNNNNNNNNNNNNNNNNNNNNNNNNNNNNNNNNNNNNNNNNNNNNNNNNNNNNNNNNNNNNNNNNNNNNNNNNNNNNNNNNNNNNNNNNNNNNNNNNNNNNNNNNNNNNNNNNNNNNNNNNNNNNNNNNNNNNNNNNNNNNNNNNNNNNNNNNNNNNNNNNNNNNNNNNNNNNNNNNNNNNNNNNNNNNNNNNNNNNNNNNNNNNNNNNNNNNNNNNNNNNNNNNNNNNNNNNNNNNNNNNNNNNNNNNNNNNNNNNNNNNNNNNNNNNNNNNNNNNNNNNNNNNNNNNNNNNNNNNNNNNNNNNNNNNNNNNNNNNNNNNNNNNNNNNNNNNNNNNNNNNNNNNNNNNNNNNNNNNNNNNNATCTCCCGGAGCATGTCGTCGTCGTCTGGAAGAGAGGCGGCCGGCGGGGAGGTGCGGCGGCAGCCGGGGGGAGACATCTCCCCTCTCGTGCTCATGGCAGGCTTAGCAGCGCAACTCCTCTCGTTGTTTTTTTGATGGGTGATTTGGTCGGTTGGGAGGACTGGTCTGGGCCAGATCAACTAGTCGGCGGGGAGAATGGCGTTGTCTACGCCGCCGGCGAGATGCGGCGACGGCGAGGCGTGCTCATGGTAGCCACCGGCGGAAGCGAGGGGATTGCTTTGACGATTCGGCAATGCTTcactaactactccctccgtcctccGAAAATACTTATCATCTAAAAAAATGTATTTAGAGCTATTtcgaaaatatttgtcatcaaaattaataaaaagggatgtatctagaactgacgGAGTGAGTATTTTATAGAGGGCAGAAAGTAGAGGAGCATCCAACCAATTAATCCTACTAGTACAATGTCTGTGCGACTGCTACAGGCTACAGTGCATATATTTGAGTGACTCGACAACAATTATCTTATAATAACCTTCTCTCTCCACTCTTCTCAGTCTCTTCCTTCACTCACACTTGATAGAAGAGCATATAATTTATGAATATTATGTAAAGTAAAACTAACGTCTCTAAATTCAACGGACCGCTCGGAATCCAATGTTAACAATCAAACTTGTACCATCCACATATCAGATCGGCCCCGCAGCCTCGAGCACCATTTTAAACATGTATGTATGTGTGCGCCGTTGTCCTTACTCCGATGGATACCCGTCACTGCCACGCAGAGGGCGCACACACGACCGTGTTACTATACAATGTTGTTGCCTTGCTCGTTGTAATTTTTCTTGATGCCATCACCGGCCTTTACCTCACCTCCAAATCTGTATTGCCACGATGAGACAGCACCAGCTCGCAGCAACAGTCACCCGTGGGCACCATGCATCTGAACAAGATTTATTCCTTATCCATTGGGATATGATATGCTAAAAAAaattaaataatacatttttttattaatttgcatAAATATTACGCCCGATATGTAATTTTCAAAAAtgatacaccgtcggcccgctgctggcctgggcctagtcggcccacagcaggccaactGAAGTCCTATCGgcttgctgctggccgattggccTGTCGGCCACCAGTTCAGCTCAGTCAGCCATCTGTAGGCCGATAGGAGCTAATCGGCCagctgtgggccgactggtgcatgcCACCATTTTTGCCCCCCCCCTACGATCCCCGCTTATGTCACGGGCCATCACTTCCCGCCAAATTTTCCCGCTTTGCTCGTTCCCGCCATATTTTCCCGCTTTGCTCGTTCCCGCCATATTTCCCCGCTTAGCTTGTTCCTGCCAAAATTTCCCGCTTTGTTCGTTCCCGCTCTGTAATTCCCGCCATATTTTCCCGCTCTATAGTTCCCACCACtatttcccgccat from Triticum aestivum cultivar Chinese Spring chromosome 3B, IWGSC CS RefSeq v2.1, whole genome shotgun sequence includes these protein-coding regions:
- the LOC123071318 gene encoding uncharacterized protein — protein: MSPLESYRIIDCRHGLVLFLAHRMMRRLVLWDPVAREQRRLFFPPELDNAQMFFFNGAVRRPARRQGWHFQVALIARDALCTRVSVWLYSSETAVWGNINSLQLQSIQSMPQPSTLVGNSFCWLFTVDHGCVILEFDLDRQSLAVTELPPHIDMEIDFHKLWIMPSQGGGLGFIHLSQHFHAQLWKRVPDSDGLAVWVPDRAVEFGELRSSCKGDFLTLVGFDEESNAILVLTASGVFMVYLQSTEFKKLSDPMSFCHHYPFACFYPAGTGIIDGHDGNEVLNNM